In Cyprinus carpio isolate SPL01 chromosome A1, ASM1834038v1, whole genome shotgun sequence, the following proteins share a genomic window:
- the LOC109061988 gene encoding signal peptidase complex subunit 3-like, translating into MNTVLSRANSLFAFSLSVMAALTFGCFITTAFKDRSVPVDIHVSKVMIKNVDDFTGPRERSDLGFVTFDISANLQPIFDWNVKELFLYLTAEYSTKSNALNQVVLWDRIVLRGDNTKLNLKDVKSKYFFFDDGSGLRANKNITLTLSWNVVPNAGILPSVMGSGHKSLAFPETYETAKSY; encoded by the exons ATGAATACGGTACTGTCGAGGGCGAACTCGCTCTTCGCCTTCTCTCTCAGTGTGATGGCAGCTCTCACATTCGGATGCTTTATTACCACAGCCTTCAAAGACAGAAGCGTACCGGTGGATATACACGTATCCAAAGTCATGAT TAAAAATGTAGATGACTTCACAGGACCACGAGAGAGGAGTGACTTGGGCTTTGTGACATTTGACATCTCTGCTA ATCTGCAGCCAATATTTGACTGGAATGTAAAGGAGCTCTTTCTTTACCTGACTGCTGAATATTCAACCAAAAGCAAT GCACTGAACCAGGTGGTGTTATGGGACAGGATTGTCTTGAGAGGTGACAACACCAAACTAAACCTGAAGGATGTTAAATCCAAGTACTTCTTTTTTGATGATGGGAGCGGTCTAAG GGCGAACAAGAAcatcactctcactctctcatggAATGTGGTGCCAAATGCTGGAATCCTGCCATCGGTCATGGGTTCAGGACACAAGAGTCTGGCCTTCCCTGAAACATATGAAACCGCAAAGAGCTATTGA